In the genome of Neofelis nebulosa isolate mNeoNeb1 chromosome 8, mNeoNeb1.pri, whole genome shotgun sequence, one region contains:
- the BLOC1S1 gene encoding biogenesis of lysosome-related organelles complex 1 subunit 1 → MLSRLLKEHQAKQNERKELQEKRRREAITAATCLTEALVDHLNVGVAQAYMNQRKLDHEVKTLQVQAAQFAKQTGQWIGMVENFNQALKEIGDVENWARSIELDMRTIATALEYVYKGQLQSAPS, encoded by the exons ATGCTGTCTCGCCTGCTGAAAGAACACCAAGCCAAGCAGAACGAACGCAAGGAGCTGCAGG agaagaGGAGGCGAGAGGCTATCACTGCAGCGACCTGCCTGACAGAAGCTTTGGTGGATCACCTCAATGTGGG TGTGGCCCAGGCCTACATGAACCAGAGAAAGCTGGATCATGAGGTGAAGACCCTACAGGTCCAGGCTGCCCAGTTTGCCAAGCAAACAGGCCAGTGGATTGGGATGGTGGAGAACTTCAATCAGGCACTCAAG gaAATCGGGGATGTGGAGAACTGGGCTCGGAGCATCGAGCTGGACATGCGAACTATTGCCACCGCACTGGAATACGTGTACAAAGGGCAGCTGCAGTCTGCCCCCTCCTAg